Proteins encoded together in one Polaribacter reichenbachii window:
- a CDS encoding DUF4173 domain-containing protein, whose protein sequence is MEIDIQKQETSKKWMKLVILLGAIFFSLLFYQQNFGLNLFLFTVLSIAVLVINNPKSFHKNTIRLNAIGYYITGITIFLYNSNLTIIANIIAFFTLIGSISEHKSSVYINWINGIYTATVAVFTLHFEKINNEKKPVKRKKTDYAYWFKIVGIPLIIAIIFISLYRNGNPKFDELIRKIDFSFINFQWLVLTGLGYYLFYNITNPIQIEPVTSTDLKTGNNLLKEKLKYTSPKKLKGEKQMGIILLSTLNLLIVLFLITDALYLFEIHKMSAPELSEQVHTGVNALIISNLLAIIVILYFFRGNLNFIKDNKNLKVLTFIWISLNLIMILITAIKNIEYIFSFGLTYKRIGVLFFLLLTAIGLITTYFKVTNIKNLWYLVRKNIQIAFMIFIISSTVNWDKIITYYNINNAEVIDLKYLINLSNNNAFLLKDYIEKNKIKNYKINEKHRNYVSELENNSWQEMVFDNLKIK, encoded by the coding sequence ATGGAAATCGACATTCAAAAACAAGAAACATCTAAAAAATGGATGAAACTAGTAATTTTATTAGGAGCTATATTTTTTAGCTTACTTTTTTATCAGCAAAATTTTGGGTTAAATTTATTTCTATTTACAGTATTATCAATAGCAGTATTGGTAATAAATAACCCTAAATCTTTTCATAAAAATACAATACGATTAAATGCAATAGGATATTATATTACAGGAATTACCATATTTCTTTACAATTCTAACCTAACAATAATAGCTAATATAATCGCTTTTTTTACGCTTATTGGCAGCATTTCTGAACATAAATCATCAGTTTATATAAATTGGATAAATGGAATATATACAGCAACTGTTGCCGTTTTTACTTTACATTTTGAAAAAATAAATAACGAAAAAAAACCAGTAAAAAGAAAAAAAACAGATTATGCATATTGGTTTAAAATTGTTGGTATACCTTTAATAATAGCTATAATTTTCATCAGTTTATATAGAAATGGAAATCCAAAATTTGATGAATTAATAAGAAAAATAGATTTTAGTTTTATTAATTTTCAATGGCTTGTTTTAACAGGTTTAGGATACTATTTGTTCTATAATATTACAAATCCCATTCAAATAGAACCAGTAACATCTACTGACTTAAAAACTGGTAATAATCTACTTAAAGAAAAACTAAAATACACATCACCAAAAAAACTTAAAGGTGAAAAACAAATGGGTATTATATTATTAAGCACTTTAAATCTTTTAATTGTACTTTTTTTAATTACTGATGCATTATATCTTTTTGAAATTCATAAAATGTCTGCTCCAGAACTATCTGAACAAGTACATACAGGAGTAAATGCTTTAATTATCTCTAACTTATTAGCAATTATAGTTATTCTATATTTTTTTAGAGGAAATTTAAACTTTATAAAAGACAATAAAAACTTAAAAGTGTTAACATTTATATGGATTTCTCTAAACCTTATAATGATTCTAATCACAGCAATAAAAAACATAGAGTATATTTTTTCATTTGGGTTAACCTACAAAAGAATTGGAGTTTTATTTTTCTTGTTATTAACTGCAATTGGTCTAATTACAACGTATTTTAAAGTAACTAATATTAAAAATTTATGGTACTTAGTTAGAAAAAACATACAAATTGCATTTATGATATTTATAATTTCATCCACAGTAAATTGGGATAAAATAATAACATATTACAACATTAATAATGCAGAAGTAATTGATTTAAAATACCTCATTAATTTATCAAACAATAACGCATTTTTATTGAAAGATTATATTGAAAAGAATAAAATTAAAAATTATAAAATAAATGAAAAACATAGAAACTATGTAAGCGAATTAGAAAACAATTCTTGGCAAGAAATGGTGTTTGATAATCTAAAAATAAAGTAG
- a CDS encoding DUF2809 domain-containing protein, with protein MKFNAKYFVIFISLFVSEILIAKYATGFIRHTFGDYLSVMLLYTFIKSFIKISAYKVAFFVLLIAYLIEFLQLTNLQNFYPLEYRNILKLILGTSFSIPDLVAYSLGIATILLIEKLVVKL; from the coding sequence ATGAAATTTAATGCAAAATATTTCGTGATTTTTATAAGTCTATTTGTATCAGAAATCTTAATTGCAAAGTATGCTACAGGGTTTATAAGGCATACATTTGGAGATTATTTGTCTGTAATGCTATTATATACTTTTATTAAAAGCTTCATAAAAATATCAGCTTATAAAGTAGCTTTTTTTGTTTTGTTAATTGCTTATCTAATTGAATTTTTACAATTGACAAATCTTCAAAATTTTTATCCTTTAGAATATAGAAATATTCTTAAACTTATATTAGGCACTTCTTTTTCTATTCCAGATTTAGTTGCTTATAGTTTAGGTATAGCAACGATTTTATTAATTGAAAAGTTAGTTGTTAAATTATAA
- a CDS encoding NAD(P)-dependent oxidoreductase yields the protein MKFGIINERKNPPDRRVVFSPEKLQEFKNQFSAASIKVESSPIRVFSDEAYRKSGFEITENMSDCDVLLGVKEVPIDALIPNKKYFFFSHTIKKQPYNRNLLKAILDKNIELFDHETIVKENGMRLIGFGRYAGIVGAYNGFRAIGLKNKTFSLPKAETLDSQKELIAELGNIKLPNKFKILLTGNGKVAYGAKEMLDAINIKEVSVDEYLNKTFNEPVYCLADVLDYNKRKDGEVVDNFDFYNHPENYESDFMRFAEVTNFFIAGHFYGNGAPYLFTREDAKSDKFNIKFVADISCDVDGPVASTLRASTIADPIYCYNPKTEKEVDFTDDNAIVVMAVDNLPCELPKDASEGFGEMFLKNVIPAFFNDDKDGVLSRAKMTENGKLTARFSYLQDFVDGKE from the coding sequence ATGAAGTTTGGCATTATCAATGAACGTAAAAACCCACCAGATAGAAGAGTGGTATTTTCACCAGAAAAATTACAAGAATTTAAAAATCAGTTTTCTGCAGCTTCTATAAAAGTAGAAAGTTCTCCTATTCGTGTTTTTTCTGATGAAGCTTATCGAAAATCGGGTTTTGAAATCACAGAAAATATGTCAGATTGCGATGTTTTACTTGGTGTAAAAGAAGTGCCAATTGATGCTTTAATCCCGAATAAAAAATATTTTTTCTTTAGTCATACTATCAAAAAACAACCTTATAATAGAAATTTATTAAAGGCAATTTTAGATAAAAATATAGAATTGTTCGATCACGAAACTATTGTAAAAGAAAACGGAATGCGTTTAATTGGTTTTGGACGTTATGCAGGAATAGTTGGTGCTTACAATGGTTTTAGAGCTATTGGTTTAAAAAATAAAACCTTTAGTTTACCAAAAGCAGAAACTTTAGACTCTCAAAAAGAATTGATAGCTGAGCTTGGTAATATTAAATTACCTAATAAATTTAAAATCTTGTTAACAGGTAATGGAAAAGTTGCTTACGGAGCCAAAGAAATGTTAGATGCAATAAATATAAAAGAGGTTTCTGTTGATGAATATCTAAATAAAACATTTAATGAACCTGTGTATTGTTTGGCAGATGTTTTAGATTATAACAAGCGCAAAGATGGTGAAGTTGTCGATAATTTTGATTTTTACAATCATCCAGAGAATTACGAATCTGATTTTATGCGTTTTGCAGAAGTAACCAATTTCTTTATTGCTGGGCATTTTTATGGTAATGGAGCACCTTATTTATTTACTAGAGAAGATGCAAAATCAGATAAATTTAATATAAAATTTGTAGCAGATATTTCTTGTGATGTTGATGGTCCTGTAGCATCAACTTTAAGAGCATCAACAATTGCAGATCCCATTTATTGTTACAATCCAAAGACAGAAAAAGAAGTAGATTTTACAGATGATAACGCAATTGTAGTAATGGCTGTAGATAATTTACCTTGCGAATTGCCAAAAGACGCAAGCGAAGGTTTTGGAGAAATGTTTCTGAAAAATGTAATTCCTGCTTTTTTTAATGATGATAAAGATGGAGTTTTATCTAGAGCAAAAATGACAGAAAACGGAAAACTTACAGCACGTTTTTCTTACTTACAAGATTTTGTAGATGGAAAAGAGTAG
- a CDS encoding DUF1801 domain-containing protein — translation MKPAEAYILNQPEPFKSMLMHLQILIEGTFPDVDLQFKWKIPFYYLNDKPFCYLNPSKKKGYVDVVFWVSAHLTKYNEYLISENRKVVKSLRYFKLEDINEEILLTVLDEAHQLKDKGFYKRS, via the coding sequence ATGAAACCTGCAGAAGCATACATTCTTAATCAGCCAGAACCTTTTAAATCGATGTTAATGCATTTGCAGATTTTAATTGAAGGTACTTTTCCAGATGTAGATTTACAATTTAAATGGAAAATTCCTTTTTATTATTTAAATGATAAACCTTTTTGTTATTTAAACCCGTCTAAAAAGAAAGGTTATGTAGATGTTGTTTTTTGGGTTTCTGCGCATTTAACAAAGTATAATGAGTACCTTATTTCAGAGAACAGAAAGGTAGTAAAATCGTTAAGATATTTTAAGTTAGAAGATATTAATGAAGAAATTCTACTAACGGTTTTAGATGAAGCTCATCAACTAAAAGACAAAGGTTTTTATAAAAGAAGTTAA
- a CDS encoding DUF3820 family protein has product MLSTQQEELIKLAKMKMPFGKFKGRYLIDLPEHYVVWYHNKGFPKGKLGQQLELVYELKLNGLEDILRKIQQDFL; this is encoded by the coding sequence ATGTTATCAACGCAACAAGAAGAATTAATAAAATTGGCAAAAATGAAAATGCCATTTGGAAAATTTAAAGGTAGATATTTAATAGATTTACCAGAACATTATGTAGTTTGGTATCATAATAAAGGTTTTCCAAAAGGTAAATTAGGGCAACAATTAGAGTTGGTTTATGAATTAAAGTTAAATGGTTTAGAAGATATTCTTAGAAAAATTCAACAAGATTTTCTTTAA
- a CDS encoding YncE family protein: MKRIKYLILFFGLLFIVLRISILIFRLPSYTISTNGKLYIISKLSESVQVFNLSTGKEITDIPLDMLSHEAVSTTDDKNIVLTNYGSDIDFDVKIIDTELKKVKKRIDLKGNIKINGIVQYPEDNKVAVVDYVNNQLLVLNIETEQIEKAIATNQKKSHLAVLHPKKAIAYTTNINSGSVSVVDINTNKVIKIISCGIGRKGIDITPDGSEIWVTNTKENIITVINTKTNLITDTITSGNESLKLKFSIDGKYCLVANSTDGTIDIFNQQSKKLIKTITLHGKTTILEKVLYHTPRPVNILMHPNGLYAFVSNSNANKIEVIDMKSFKVVSTIGTDDVPDALVFIQ, translated from the coding sequence ATGAAGCGTATAAAATATTTAATACTATTTTTTGGTTTATTATTTATAGTATTAAGAATTTCTATTCTTATTTTTCGATTACCATCTTATACCATAAGTACAAATGGTAAATTGTATATTATAAGTAAGTTAAGTGAATCTGTTCAGGTTTTTAACTTATCAACAGGTAAAGAAATTACAGATATACCTTTAGATATGCTATCTCATGAAGCGGTTTCAACTACAGATGATAAAAATATTGTACTTACAAATTATGGTTCAGATATTGATTTTGATGTTAAAATAATCGATACAGAGTTAAAGAAGGTTAAAAAAAGAATAGATTTAAAAGGCAATATTAAAATTAATGGTATAGTTCAGTATCCAGAAGATAATAAAGTTGCTGTTGTAGACTATGTTAACAATCAATTATTAGTGCTAAATATTGAAACCGAGCAGATAGAAAAAGCTATAGCAACAAACCAGAAAAAGAGTCATCTGGCAGTACTTCATCCTAAGAAAGCAATTGCTTATACAACCAATATAAATTCTGGTTCTGTAAGTGTTGTCGACATAAATACAAATAAAGTTATCAAAATTATTTCTTGTGGTATTGGTAGAAAAGGAATTGACATTACACCTGATGGTTCTGAAATATGGGTTACAAACACAAAGGAAAATATAATTACAGTTATAAACACTAAAACTAATCTCATAACAGATACCATTACCTCTGGCAACGAATCATTAAAACTAAAGTTTTCCATTGATGGTAAATATTGTTTAGTAGCAAATTCTACAGATGGTACTATAGATATATTTAATCAACAATCTAAAAAGTTAATTAAAACTATTACGTTGCACGGTAAAACAACAATCTTAGAAAAAGTACTTTATCATACGCCACGACCAGTAAACATATTAATGCATCCTAATGGATTATATGCATTTGTATCTAACTCTAATGCCAATAAAATAGAAGTGATTGATATGAAGTCTTTTAAAGTTGTAAGTACTATTGGTACAGATGATGTACCAGATGCTTTAGTTTTTATTCAATAG
- a CDS encoding winged helix-turn-helix domain-containing protein, which translates to MKNIILNINKAFDHRIRLGIMSVLMVNEYADFNTLKELLGATDGNLASHTKALEKVDFIKVEKQFIGRKPNTKYIATELGKKEFKKHIDALEKLIKNK; encoded by the coding sequence TTGAAAAACATCATCTTAAATATTAATAAAGCATTCGATCATAGAATTAGATTAGGCATAATGTCTGTTTTAATGGTAAATGAGTATGCCGATTTTAATACATTAAAAGAATTGTTGGGTGCAACAGATGGTAATTTAGCTAGCCATACTAAAGCTCTTGAAAAGGTAGATTTTATTAAGGTTGAAAAACAATTTATTGGTAGAAAACCCAACACAAAATACATTGCAACAGAATTAGGCAAAAAGGAGTTTAAAAAACATATTGATGCTCTTGAAAAACTAATTAAAAACAAATAG
- a CDS encoding beta-propeller fold lactonase family protein, whose product MRKLKALIAILGLFFLGFAVFYLIKQPSYSLQTEGTLYIVNKVSKSVTVFDLFKGKELEELPMAVEPHEAAFVKSINKIVVTNYGLSSKNDNNISVIDPKSNEIIHEISLGKSSKPHGIIPLQESNKVAVVTDVGSHLSIVNIETGKLEKQIATQQEFSHLLVQHPKKPLIYVSNINSGSVSVIDIHLDSVVKIIPFTNKVEGIDISIDGSELWVTNIKENIITIINTETYETLATIPTGKEPLRLKFSNDGKYCLVSNSTDGTISVYNSKTKKQISTIQIPGKKNILEKILYHTPRPVGILMHPNGLYAFVSNFTGGRVEVVDMKNFTIISSIKAGQMPDGLAIIN is encoded by the coding sequence ATGAGAAAATTAAAAGCATTAATTGCTATTTTAGGGTTGTTCTTTTTGGGTTTCGCAGTGTTTTACTTAATAAAACAACCTTCGTATAGCCTTCAAACAGAAGGCACATTATATATTGTTAATAAAGTAAGTAAAAGTGTTACTGTTTTTGATTTATTTAAAGGTAAGGAACTAGAAGAACTACCAATGGCTGTAGAACCTCATGAAGCTGCTTTTGTTAAAAGCATTAATAAAATAGTGGTTACTAATTATGGTTTGTCCAGTAAAAATGACAATAATATTTCTGTTATTGATCCAAAAAGTAATGAAATTATCCATGAAATATCACTTGGTAAAAGCTCAAAACCTCATGGTATTATTCCGCTTCAAGAATCAAATAAAGTGGCTGTTGTTACAGATGTTGGCAGTCATTTATCTATCGTAAATATAGAAACGGGTAAGCTAGAAAAGCAAATAGCAACGCAACAAGAATTCAGTCATTTATTAGTTCAACATCCTAAAAAACCACTAATATATGTGTCAAATATTAACTCAGGGTCTGTAAGTGTTATTGATATTCATTTAGATTCAGTTGTAAAAATTATTCCATTTACTAATAAAGTAGAAGGTATTGATATTTCTATTGATGGTTCTGAACTTTGGGTAACCAATATTAAAGAAAATATAATTACGATTATTAATACTGAAACTTATGAAACGCTAGCAACCATACCAACAGGAAAAGAACCTTTACGCTTAAAATTTTCGAATGATGGTAAGTACTGTTTAGTTTCTAATTCTACTGATGGGACTATTTCTGTTTATAACAGTAAAACCAAAAAACAAATTTCTACCATACAAATACCAGGTAAAAAAAATATCTTAGAAAAAATACTGTACCATACACCACGTCCTGTAGGTATATTAATGCATCCAAATGGATTGTATGCGTTTGTATCAAATTTTACTGGGGGTAGAGTAGAGGTTGTAGATATGAAAAATTTTACAATTATAAGCAGTATTAAAGCTGGCCAAATGCCAGATGGCTTGGCAATAATTAATTAA
- a CDS encoding GMC family oxidoreductase, which produces MMKTQTNRNTFDAIVVGSGISGGWAAKELTEGGLKTLVLERGADKEFKTSSNNPWDFKYRNHLTKEELKERPVQSSHCDAGNKDFYVNDKEHPYIQEKPFKWIRGYQVGGRSLTWGRLSYRLADIDFKANKIDGHGVDWPIRYADLEKWYDYVEEYVGVSGSLEGLEHVPDGVFLPPIPMNAVEKHLKESVSKKYTDRVIINGRVANLTQYKKGRGRCMYRNLCSRGCPYSGYFNSNTSTLVDANNSGKLTLRENSIVKEVLYDKDSAKAVGVTIIDTVTKKEMNYYARIIFLNASTIGTASILLNSVSETFPNGLGNSSLQIGHNLMDHIVNEGTYGTFNGLLDKYYKGRSPGTIYIPRFQNLGYDTQTNDFVRGYGIQGKGERENWQSKPTTGFGAELKTQLETPGKWKISLGGRGEVLPYYENKISLDKNNLDQWGLPLVKVHFEYGANEKAMMEHMTQASEEMLRKAGFENVGSYRTSPDPGSAVHEMGTARMGNDPKTSVLNKHNQMHDVKNVFITDGSCMTSSACQNPSLTYMALTARACSYAIEQFKSNIL; this is translated from the coding sequence ATGATGAAAACACAAACTAACAGAAATACTTTTGATGCTATTGTTGTTGGGTCTGGAATTAGTGGAGGCTGGGCAGCTAAAGAGCTTACAGAAGGTGGACTAAAAACATTGGTTTTAGAACGTGGTGCAGATAAAGAATTTAAAACATCTTCTAATAATCCTTGGGATTTTAAATATAGAAACCATTTAACAAAAGAAGAATTAAAAGAAAGACCAGTTCAAAGCAGTCATTGTGATGCTGGAAATAAAGATTTTTACGTAAATGATAAAGAACATCCATACATTCAAGAAAAACCATTTAAATGGATAAGAGGCTATCAAGTTGGTGGTCGATCTTTAACTTGGGGGCGTTTAAGTTATCGATTGGCAGATATCGATTTTAAAGCGAATAAAATAGATGGTCATGGTGTAGATTGGCCAATTAGATATGCAGATTTAGAAAAATGGTACGATTATGTAGAAGAGTATGTTGGTGTCAGTGGTAGTTTAGAAGGATTAGAACACGTTCCAGATGGAGTTTTTCTACCACCTATACCAATGAATGCTGTAGAAAAACATCTCAAAGAAAGTGTTAGCAAAAAATATACAGATCGTGTAATTATAAACGGTAGAGTAGCAAATCTAACGCAATACAAAAAGGGTAGAGGTAGATGTATGTATCGTAATTTATGTAGTAGAGGTTGTCCTTATTCAGGTTACTTTAATAGTAATACATCAACTCTTGTAGATGCCAACAATTCAGGAAAGCTAACTTTAAGAGAAAATTCAATTGTAAAAGAAGTTCTTTATGATAAAGATTCAGCAAAAGCAGTAGGAGTTACCATAATAGATACTGTTACCAAAAAGGAGATGAATTATTATGCCAGAATTATTTTCTTAAATGCTTCAACAATAGGCACAGCTTCTATTTTGTTAAATTCTGTTTCAGAAACTTTTCCAAATGGTTTAGGAAATTCTAGTCTTCAAATAGGTCATAATTTAATGGACCATATCGTAAATGAAGGTACTTATGGAACCTTTAATGGTTTATTAGATAAATATTATAAAGGCAGATCGCCAGGCACAATTTACATCCCTAGATTTCAAAATTTAGGATACGATACTCAAACCAATGATTTTGTAAGAGGGTATGGAATTCAAGGAAAAGGAGAAAGAGAAAATTGGCAATCAAAACCCACAACTGGTTTTGGAGCCGAATTAAAAACGCAATTAGAAACTCCTGGAAAATGGAAAATTTCATTAGGAGGTAGAGGAGAAGTACTACCTTATTATGAAAATAAAATTTCTTTGGATAAAAATAATTTAGATCAATGGGGTTTACCTCTAGTAAAAGTGCATTTTGAATATGGAGCCAATGAAAAAGCAATGATGGAACATATGACTCAGGCTAGTGAAGAAATGTTAAGAAAAGCAGGTTTCGAAAATGTAGGAAGTTATAGAACAAGTCCAGATCCAGGATCTGCTGTGCATGAAATGGGAACTGCAAGAATGGGAAATGATCCTAAAACATCAGTTTTGAATAAACATAATCAAATGCATGATGTTAAAAATGTATTTATTACTGACGGAAGTTGTATGACTTCATCAGCATGTCAAAATCCATCTTTAACCTATATGGCACTTACAGCAAGAGCTTGTAGCTATGCAATTGAGCAATTTAAATCAAATATTTTATGA
- a CDS encoding Coq4 family protein, with protein MRKKFIYWLFEHSQRIYIKFKNKKPWDISADELLTYSKESFGYYLGKLLVVNNFELLPKVERHDCYHLITGYGTKVEDEIALQYVCFGNGKRSLYLIGVLLIGTLILPDYYKYYIKSYNLGKSCNTFHHFNYKNLLHFSFQEIREAIFNKQQILQTQ; from the coding sequence ATGAGAAAGAAATTTATTTATTGGTTGTTTGAGCATTCTCAAAGAATTTATATCAAGTTTAAAAACAAAAAACCTTGGGATATAAGTGCAGACGAACTACTTACCTATTCTAAGGAGAGTTTTGGCTATTATTTAGGAAAACTGTTAGTTGTAAACAATTTTGAGTTGTTACCGAAAGTTGAAAGACACGATTGTTATCATTTAATAACTGGTTATGGAACTAAAGTAGAAGATGAAATTGCGTTACAATATGTCTGTTTTGGTAATGGAAAACGAAGTCTCTATTTAATTGGAGTGCTTTTAATTGGCACATTAATATTGCCTGATTATTACAAATACTATATAAAATCATACAATTTAGGTAAAAGCTGCAACACCTTTCATCATTTTAATTATAAGAATCTTTTACACTTTTCTTTTCAAGAAATACGAGAGGCTATTTTTAATAAACAACAAATACTACAAACTCAATAA
- a CDS encoding transglutaminase domain-containing protein — MKQLFFFLLISTATFSQNFEKVDAKVLEYPRFSKVDDLAHKIENDFSSDVDKVRAAFFWLTKNIRYNLKEYYNPRQRKYQFRYKSEEEKVQKLQAIKDQLVNTAFRTKMGVCEEYAQSFKKICDLLNIESQVIKGNVRSDARKIGKVQNSTNHAWNTVKINGNWIILDATWAAGYEYNGKWIRKFNNYFFNMPKDKIFKTHFPEDQLWVLHFGRMSIQEFYNQPIYSQTFLSLKADLILPKTGIINLKSSEDILLKFKNLDTTALIFYTLKGTKYALKPIVKTENEISTLVIKNPKRNTDLVLYINKEDALHFKVKVR; from the coding sequence ATGAAACAACTTTTCTTTTTTCTTTTAATTTCTACTGCTACTTTTTCTCAAAATTTTGAAAAAGTTGATGCAAAAGTTCTAGAATACCCAAGATTTTCTAAAGTTGATGATTTAGCCCATAAAATTGAAAATGATTTTTCTTCAGATGTTGATAAAGTTAGGGCTGCTTTTTTTTGGCTGACAAAGAACATCAGATATAATTTAAAAGAATACTATAATCCTAGACAAAGAAAATATCAATTTAGATATAAATCCGAAGAAGAAAAAGTACAAAAACTACAAGCTATTAAAGACCAATTGGTAAATACAGCTTTTAGAACAAAAATGGGGGTTTGTGAAGAATATGCACAATCTTTTAAAAAAATATGCGATTTACTAAACATTGAATCTCAAGTAATAAAAGGAAATGTTAGAAGTGATGCCAGAAAAATTGGCAAAGTACAAAACTCCACAAATCACGCTTGGAATACTGTAAAAATTAATGGTAATTGGATAATATTAGATGCAACTTGGGCTGCAGGTTACGAATATAATGGCAAATGGATTAGAAAATTTAACAACTACTTTTTTAATATGCCTAAAGATAAAATTTTTAAAACCCATTTTCCAGAAGATCAACTTTGGGTGTTACATTTTGGCAGAATGAGTATTCAGGAGTTTTATAATCAGCCAATTTACAGTCAGACTTTTTTGAGTTTAAAAGCCGATTTAATTTTACCAAAAACAGGAATTATCAATCTAAAATCATCAGAAGACATTTTATTAAAATTTAAAAACTTAGATACAACTGCACTTATTTTTTATACATTAAAAGGTACTAAATATGCATTAAAACCTATTGTAAAAACAGAGAATGAAATATCTACTTTGGTTATCAAAAATCCGAAGAGAAATACAGATTTGGTATTGTACATCAATAAAGAAGATGCTTTGCATTTTAAGGTTAAAGTTAGATAA
- a CDS encoding mechanosensitive ion channel family protein yields MILNYVYFGVSILGIFLFFFIFKKIFKKLQTKLDKLDRNVLFKNKEVAKLFRFITPRREKHILKFATRTIRIGISILFLVLYLPFVFKFIPETKEIADKVFSYVLMPVNFVVDGFLDFIPGLFFILVIVFATKYLLKFLKYLTGELEREAVRLEGFHADWAKPTFNLIRIVIIAFAAVVCFPYIPGSGSDAFKGVSIFFGVLFSLGSTAAISNIVAGVVITYMRPFKVGDRVEIGNTVGDVTERSLLVTRVKTIKNLDVTVPNSTILGNHIINFSKNAAEDVGVILHTSVTIGYDVPSGDVIQALVKGAKNTQMILDKPEPFVLVKSLDDFYINYEINCHTKNPEKSALIYSFLHESIKNELHNAGIEILSPHYSAIRDGNVLTVPPENVPKDYVKPGFKVGGFNIGG; encoded by the coding sequence ATGATATTAAATTATGTTTATTTTGGTGTTTCCATTTTAGGAATTTTCCTGTTTTTCTTCATTTTTAAAAAAATATTCAAAAAATTACAAACCAAATTAGATAAGCTAGATAGAAATGTACTCTTTAAAAATAAAGAAGTTGCAAAACTCTTTCGTTTTATTACACCTAGAAGAGAAAAACATATTCTAAAATTTGCAACCAGAACTATAAGAATTGGTATTAGCATCTTGTTTTTAGTACTTTATTTACCATTTGTTTTTAAATTTATTCCAGAAACTAAAGAAATTGCAGACAAAGTTTTCTCTTATGTTTTAATGCCTGTAAATTTTGTTGTTGATGGTTTTTTAGATTTTATACCTGGATTATTTTTTATATTAGTGATTGTTTTTGCTACTAAATATTTATTAAAATTTTTAAAATATTTAACTGGCGAGTTAGAAAGAGAAGCAGTTCGTTTAGAAGGTTTTCATGCAGATTGGGCAAAACCAACCTTTAATTTAATTAGAATTGTAATTATAGCTTTTGCAGCAGTTGTCTGTTTTCCATACATTCCTGGTTCTGGTTCAGATGCTTTTAAAGGTGTTTCTATATTTTTTGGAGTACTATTTTCTTTAGGATCTACAGCAGCAATTTCTAATATTGTAGCTGGTGTTGTTATTACTTATATGCGTCCTTTTAAAGTGGGTGATAGAGTAGAAATAGGCAATACTGTTGGCGATGTTACAGAAAGAAGCTTGTTAGTAACAAGAGTTAAAACCATTAAAAATTTAGATGTTACTGTACCCAATTCAACCATTTTAGGAAATCATATTATCAATTTCAGCAAAAATGCTGCAGAAGATGTTGGAGTTATTTTACATACTTCTGTTACTATTGGTTATGATGTGCCAAGTGGAGATGTTATACAAGCCTTAGTAAAAGGAGCTAAAAACACGCAAATGATTTTAGACAAGCCAGAACCTTTTGTTTTGGTAAAAAGTTTAGATGATTTTTACATTAATTACGAAATCAATTGTCATACTAAAAACCCAGAAAAATCAGCACTAATTTATTCATTTTTACACGAAAGTATAAAGAATGAATTACACAATGCTGGTATAGAAATATTGTCTCCACATTACAGTGCAATTCGTGACGGAAATGTACTTACTGTTCCACCAGAAAATGTACCAAAAGATTATGTAAAACCTGGCTTTAAAGTAGGTGGTTTTAACATTGGAGGATAA